The stretch of DNA ATCTAGGAGCGGTCAACGCCATCACCTACCTCAGCAACCACGACCACGACCACCTGATGGTGCAGTTAGCCAACCACGACATTTTTGATCAGGAGGCCTTTAAGCGAGCCAGACTGGGGGCAGTCTTTGTGATGACAGCCATGGGCGTACCCCTGATCTGGATGGGGGAAGAGTTTGGTGCCTACAAGCCCAAGTCTCTGGACCCCAACAAGATCGATTGGTCGCTCTTGAAAAATGATTCCAATCGCGGTCTGTTTGAGCACTACAAAGGGCTGATTCAACTGCGGAAAGAGAACCACGCCCTGCGTACCGAAAACGTCGAGTTTTTCTTTGAAGACCCCGAGTCTAAGGTGCTGGCCTACGTGCGCTGGAACGATGAGGGCTCTACAATCGCCGTCGTCGTCAACTTCTCCGGGCAGTACCTGGCTGACTACAGCGTGCATAACTTTCCTCGCAGCGGCACCTGGCACGAATGGGTGAATGACCACGACGTTGAGGTTCACGACGGGGTTCTAACCCTTGATTTACCCGAATACGAAGCTAAGGTGCTGATTTAGGGCAGAGTACACCGCCACGAGCCGACAGCCTACCACAGCATTAAAGGAAGTTTTATGCAGCTCAAGCCCATCCATCAACAGGTCGTTGTCGTCATTGGGGCGTCTAGCGGCATCGGTCGCAGTGCGGCCCTGGAATTTGCCCGGCGCGGTGCTCAACTCACGGTGGCGGCCCGCAACCAGGAGGGGTTGACATCGCTGGTGGGGGAAATCGAGCGGCTGGGGGCCAAGGCGATCGCCGTACCCGCCGACGTCGCTGACTTTGATCAGGTGAATGCGATCGCCGAGGCCACCGTCGCCGCCTTTGGCCGCATCGACACCTGGGCTAACTGCGCCGCCGCCGGTATCCTCGCCCCCTTCGAGACCATGACCATTGAGGAGTTCCGCCGCGTCATCGATGTCACCCTGATGGGCCAGGTTTACGGGGCCAAAGTGGCCCTGCCCCACCTGAAACAAGCCGGGGGCGGCTCGCTGATCGCCGTTTCGTCCATGGAAGGACGCCGGGCGCTGCCGCTGCAAAGCCCCTACTCCACCGCCAAGCACGGGCTGGAGGGCTTTCTCGAATCCCTGCGGGTAGAGCTAGCCCACGACGGACAGGCCATCAACGTCACCAGCATTAAACCTGCGGTGATCAACACCCCCTTCTACAACCACATGCGAACCAAAGTCGGCGTCAAACCCACCGGCCTGCCGCCCTACTACGATCCCCAACTGGTGGCCGACGCGGTTGTGCTGGCGGCGGAACATCCCCTGCGCGACTACATCGTGGGCGATGTGGGTCGCCTGCTCGATCTGACCCAGCGGCTGTCGCCAGAGCTAGTAGACCTGGCCCTCGGCCTGGTCGGCTTTCAGGGACAGCGCACCGAGGAGCCCAAGTCTGCCCAGGACCCCGACAATTTGTTTGAACCGATGCCGGGCTACCAAAAGGTCAAGGGAGATTTTGACCACCTCACCCTTCCCAGTATTTCCGACTGGCTGATCCAAAAACTGATGGGCCGCTAGGGTCTGTTATCGCAGCAGCACTAGTTGTTGGCTGAGTAGCCCTGGATATTTTCGGGGCGAAACTGGCGCAGGATGGGGGTAGCCTGGCGCACGGTGGACTCAGAACCGCGCACCACTACCAAAAACTTGCCGTCGTCAAGGCGATTGCGGTACGACAGCGCATCGCCGCTGCCGATCGCCACCCCAACTCCACCGCCAATAAAGAAAGCGCCCATTGCTGCCGAGCCCGCCCCCAGCAGTCCGCCGAGAATCTGGTTGCCGAGCCGCCCCGCAAAGGCAAAGGTATCCAGCCCGGTAATGTTGTTAAACACAAACCCGGCCGCAAAGCCAAAGGGCACCAGCCACAGCATCATCAGGCGGATTTGCTTCCAGGCCTGGTTGGCGGGGTCGATCAGACCGTACTCGTCGGCACTCTTGAAGCCCTTGCCCAGTATATCAATATTGTCCT from Leptolyngbya sp. KIOST-1 encodes:
- a CDS encoding SDR family oxidoreductase, coding for MQLKPIHQQVVVVIGASSGIGRSAALEFARRGAQLTVAARNQEGLTSLVGEIERLGAKAIAVPADVADFDQVNAIAEATVAAFGRIDTWANCAAAGILAPFETMTIEEFRRVIDVTLMGQVYGAKVALPHLKQAGGGSLIAVSSMEGRRALPLQSPYSTAKHGLEGFLESLRVELAHDGQAINVTSIKPAVINTPFYNHMRTKVGVKPTGLPPYYDPQLVADAVVLAAEHPLRDYIVGDVGRLLDLTQRLSPELVDLALGLVGFQGQRTEEPKSAQDPDNLFEPMPGYQKVKGDFDHLTLPSISDWLIQKLMGR